From Salvia splendens isolate huo1 chromosome 16, SspV2, whole genome shotgun sequence, a single genomic window includes:
- the LOC121771062 gene encoding zinc-finger homeodomain protein 2-like — protein MDYEDQEEEQEGEVAYNNDSLLPKIPSPVHSAAAAPPPPLRKPRYKECLKNHAVALCANAVDGCGEFLPAGDDGTLESLKCAACGCHRNFHRRETEAAAAGSGFGYGNQQPLLLAAAHQHPLSHFGYRTGPGGYGPPHRAAPIALALPQSSREELEGYFSGPGSGGRKRFRTKFTAEQKERMLSLAERLDWKIQKQDEELVQQFCSEAGIKRHVLKVWMHNNKHTLGKKT, from the coding sequence ATGGACTATGAAGATCAAGAAGAGGAGCAAGAAGGTGAGGTTGCCTACAACAATGACTCCCTCCTTCCCAAGATCCCCAGCCCCGTCCACTCCGCCGCCGCggcgccgcctcctcctctccGCAAGCCCCGCTACAAGGAGTGCCTCAAGAACCACGCCGTGGCCCTATGCGCCAACGCCGTCGACGGCTGCGGCGAGTTCCTTCCTGCGGGGGACGATGGCACACTCGAGTCCCTCAAGTGCGCCGCCTGCGGCTGCCACCGCAACTTCCACCGCAGGGAGACTGAAGCAGCTGctgctggttctggttttgggtATGGGAACCAGCAGCCGCTGCTTCTGGCGGCGGCCCATCAGCACCCGCTCAGCCACTTTGGGTACAGAACTGGGCCGGGTGGGTACGGGCCGCCGCACAGGGCGGCACCGATTGCGCTGGCGCTGCCCCAGAGCTCGAGGGAGGAGCTGGAGGGCTACTTCTCGGGGCCCGGGAGCGGCGGGAGGAAGCGTTTCCGGACGAAATTCACGGCGGAGCAGAAGGAGAGGATGCTGAGCTTGGCGGAGCGGTTGGATTGGAAAATCCAAAAGCAGGATGAGGAATTGGTGCAGCAATTCTGCAGCGAGGCCGGCATCAAGAGGCACGTGCTTAAGGTGTGGATGCATAACAACAAGCACACTCTTGGTAAGAAAACCTAG